The stretch of DNA GCAATATAAGGTTGTTATTGTCTTCTGCATTTATTCTGAGCTGAGACTTGAATTTCCAGCCTCAGAATTCTGCTAACCACATCACTTGGCCCTGAGAAGTAATAGGGTGGAATATGCCAATCCATGATTCTTTCCCAGTGTTTCCTAAGGTGGCACATAGTGATCCCATTCTACCATGTGTGCTCATGTGAAATTTTTGGATGGTGTAGATATCTGGCCCTCTGGAGTAGCAGAGCATTCTTGCTGATGTCTGCAGAAAAGGGATCCTAGGTCACCCCATATTTCAAGCGTAAACTACACTGCATGTCTACTTTGCAGACACTACTTTGTCTCTATTTATGTAGAGCCAAGGCTTTGTACCTGCCCCATTCTCTGTGTATTCTCTCATGCCTTCTGGCTCCTTGGGTAAGAAAGGCCTTTTCTGTTTGACCCTAAATATTCTTGTTCCAAAATTAAGGCTACTCTGCACTGACCTTCTAAACATTCTTTCATTCTCCAGAGTCTCTATAGGTCATACAACTGGCAGTCCTTCCTACCTCCTTGTCTGTGCCATCCTCATTAGATGTCTGTTGAAGGTTTCTTCTTTTGATAAaactcacttttattttcaataaatgttaactaaataCTAATTAATAAATATGGTAGGATTCCTGCCATTCAAGAATCCATAATTCAGGGGAAAACAAACATAGTAATGATTATAGTTCAGGAATGTAAATGCTTGAAAAGAGACCTAAAACACGTTCTTGGGGAGCACAGggcagtaaatatttaattataccCAGGGGTAGAAGGTTAGCAAAACAGCATAGGAGAAAGACAGTAAACCAAGTTGTGAAAGATGAGTAAGATTTTGCTCAGTGGGAAGTGAAGAAAGGGGATTTAGGAATATCTTGAAGGTATGAGAAGTAAAGAGGACAAAAAGACATAGAAGCATGAGACTGAATGCCACCTTCAAGAAACAGCATGCATTCTACTGTGGCTGGAGCACAGAGGCCATGGTCAGCAGTGGCGAGAGAGAAGCCTAGGGCCAGATATTGGAAGACAGAGTTTTTGCAAcaatcttaatctttttttctagaattaatTTGGAACTTtgagaggtattttttttatacAATAGATAGTGAGCTGATTTCATTTGGTTGGAAGATTGTTGGAATTGTGCAGATGAAGAAGGATGCACTGGAGGCATGACAGACAGAATCAGAGCATCTGAGCTTGTGTGGCTGTTCAGGCCACCCCTACAGAAGAAAGAACATGCTAGAAGAAAACAGTAAACAACATATGTAATTATTGGCAcatttactgtgtgtcaggcattgtgtTAAATGCTTTATAATCATCATCTGACTGAATCCTTACATTGAGCTCTGTTAGGCAGCaactattttcctcattttaatgatggggaaactgagatttAGAAAGATTAAATGGTTTTCTCAGATGGCACAGCTAGTGAAATTGTCTACTAGGATATGAATCCAGGATTAATTTCAAAGTTCATAGTCTTAACAACCACATAATACTGCCTCTGGAAGAGTTGTTTTTTGGACAGGGAGAATTTGATgtgtttgagagacagaaaggtgATTCCTTTCAGTAAGACTTGGCACATTGTGATCCTGTTCTACCATGTGTGTTCATGTGAAATTTTTGGATGGCATAGATATCTGCCCCTCTGGCATAGCAGAGCATTCTTGCTGATGTCTGCAGAAAAGGGATCCTAGGTCACCTCACCTTTTGAGCGTAAACTTTACTGCATGTCTACTTTGCATTTATGTAGAGCATAAATTCTGTGATCCAGAATTATGAATCTGGATCACAACAGACAATTCAAAGCTTGCTAACAAATTTGGGAATCAGTAGTTCATATATAACAAATGGATTTATCAAAAGAAACAAGATGGCCAAGGTGGAGGGTATGTAACAAGAGGAGAATGAGGGATAAAATACTGAGAGCATTATTATCTAAAAGTATACTTAAGGGTCAAGGAGAGGAGGCTGAAGATCCATAAAGGAGACTAAGAActggtaaagagagagagattaggagcagcaggaagaggagggagaaattTTTGAGAAGGAGGGAACTGCTCATAGTGTCATAGATTACAGAGAGGTCAGTAGGAAGATTAAGACACTGATGGCTTTGGCTTCTTTGCCTGAAATTCTAGGTTAAATATGGCTCCTTCTACCATCTCTCTCCAGCAGTTTGGATTAAACTTTCACTATCTGTTCTAAAACTCATGTTCCCAGTGCTTTGCTCTCTGGATGGTTTGAGGAGACCTCTGCATAATAGCTCAATAGTGAAACAGAGATTACTGACACATCCTAAGCCCAGTGAATGGTATAAATCTTTCCTGATGCTGGCCATAAGTTCTTTTTCACACTTTGCTGCTCTCTGGCAACTTGTCTCAGTATTTCGCTAGTTTTCAGGATTGATTTTAGTGATATTAGTGATTAGGCTGGGCCTTGAGTTATGAATGACATGCGCACAACTGCTCTCTGGCAATTCCCATCCCAGTTGTCAAGATCTTAGGAAtctgacctttcttttttcttcccaagaTAAGATTATCTTAGATATATCCTAGCAGTAAGTGACATTATATCCATAATGGAAAGAGGAGATATCTTGTTCCcagattattattttcatatatataatgagTATAGTATAAATCTATATAATCATAATATAATAAATCATAGAagtacatgaatatttatggatggaaaaatggaaaggaagaagtaagttaactctataattatttcaatagaGAGAAAGGATCTGAGAAAACTCAAGTCTGATATTTTCCATCTCAACAGTATCTACTTAGATCCATCACTTTTGTAGCCAGATTCAGGGATCTGCTATAGGATTGGTTTTTCCTGCAGTGCTTCTAATGCTACCATCTTTCAGATTTAGTTTCCTGTGTCAGTCCTACTCTTACACTTGGTGGATCCCCTAGAAACAGAGCTTGAGAtggtgattcttttttaaatgatacaatgaCAAATGACTGTCTTGAGAAgaggagtgagagaagcaggatagaggagaggaagaaagctaAGCAAGGCTGTGGTCTCAGCAAGGTCTGGTTCTTCAGGAAGTTCTGAAGAACACAGTACAAGATTTGGTCTTACCTAAAGGCAAAGCAGTTGGCCTTTTGGCCCTTTGAGTCAGACAATCACTGACCTCTAGATTTGTCCTAGAGGATAGTATAACTTCTGGGTGAAGTGTCTCTCATTTGATCAAGGATAATTTTGTGGGGAAAGGGAGAACTGTGAGCCTTTATCACtcaaatggatatatatatatataggtttggTGATGGGGATTTAGTGGGATACCAGTGGCATCCAGTGCAGCCATTGTTTGTTTTGTGATATAAACTGGGTAGTCTGGACAATGTAAGACTCCAGATGGACATTTGGGCAAGAGTAAAATGTAGAGTTAGAGTTTAGAATAAAGTTAGTATGTCAGTTTAAAACTGTAGATTAGGGTTTATCATAATAAAATAGGCAGTATTAAGTTTTAGATCAAGTTTGAAATAGCTACCAGAATTAAGTGTTAGATTAATGTTCAAGTTAGGGTAAAGGTTAGAATTGGAAACATcattaatattaatgataaaattagGTTACAGTGTTGCTCTGTGTTAGTACTGCTACATTTGGATTGGAATTAGTTTTATAGAATTACAGTTGGTATTGAGCATAGAGGAGCATATGGGTAGGAAAGGGTAGAGGAAGTGATGGGATTTGTTATCATCTAAGTCTGATGTATACTCAGTCAGTATAGTCAATAGTCAACAACCATTTTTGGTGaattaaatgacttaaaatatacTTAGAATTTTTGTCCtagtatttctgttgtttttagaaTTGACTTTAGAGGTAGGATTAGTAATTAGAACTGGGTCTTGAGTTACAAATGGTGGTTAAATTGAGTTTAGAATAGAATCAGAGTGTGGATAGGCAATGAAGTTAGTTTGGGTCAGAGAATAGGACATCAAGTTGGAGGGGAAAAAGCATGATATTGAGATCCTGGAGCATCTGACAATGGCTTGTTTTTGTATTCCAGTGTCTAATTGCCTGGCACTGGTTgaggctcagtttcttcactATGGTGGACCCCAATGGCAATGAATCCAGtgccacatattttattttaataggccTCCCAGGCTTGGAAGAAGCTCAGTTCTGGTTGGCCTTCCCCTTGTGCTCCCTCTACTTTATTGCTGTATTGGGTAACCTGACAATCATCTACATTGTGCGGACTGAGCACAGCCTACATGAACCCATGTATGTTTTTCTTTGCATGCTTTCTGGCCTTGACATCCTTATCTCCACCTCATCTATGCCCAAAATGATGGCCATCTTCTGGTTCAATTCCACTACCATCCAGTTTGATGCTTGTCTACTACAGATGTTTGCCATCCATTCTTTATCTGGCATGGAGTCCACAGTACTGCTGGCCATGGCCtttgaccgctatgtggccatttGCCACCCACTACGCCATGCCACTGTACTAACATTGCCTCGTGTTATGAAGATTGGCATGGCTGCTGTGGTACGGGGTACTGCACTTATGGCACCCCTGCCTGTTTTTATCAAACGACTGCCTTTCTGCCACTCCAACATTCTTTCCCATTCCTACTGCCTACACCAAGATGTCATGAAGCTGGCTTGTGCTGACATCCGTGTCAATATCATCTATGGCCTCATTGTCATCATCTCTGCCATTGGCCTGGACTCACTTCTCATCTCCTTGTCATATCTACTTATCCTCAAGACTGTGTTGGGCTTGACACGTGAAGCCCAGGCAAAGGCATTTGGCacttgtgtctctcatgtatgTGCTGTTTTCATATTCTATGTACCTTTCATTGGATTATCTATGGTGCACCGCTTTGGCAAGAGACATGACTCCTTCCTGCCCATCATTATGGCCAACACCTACCTACTTGTACCTCCTGTGCTCAACCCCATTGTTTATGGAGTCAAGACAAAGGAGATCCGGCAGCGTATCCTTCGTCTTTTCCATGTGACCAACCATACTTCAGATCTCTAGGTGTCAATGAAAACTTCCTTTTTACTCAGTTTTTCAATTCAGATTTTAATATCAacattttggaagacagtattaggaaaaaaatcttccctagtagaaacacaactgattcttttttttttctttttacaactgATTCTTTAAATATGAAACTGGTTGGAGAATTTCTCTATAGGATAGGGGCAGAACTATATACTACTGatccccattttaaaatattattttccctttataattCTCTCTATATAATTATTAGAACCCTGAGGTAGTTGTAGCTGGAGGGTTATTATTTCCCACTTAACCATTTAGTACAGATCTCTAATTGCTTTCACTGATAGTCCTTAGCATTCTAAGTTGAAGATGGCATTCTAAGATGAAGATGGCACATCTTTGATTTTGATCAAAGGATTAAGCATggcaaagt from Canis lupus dingo isolate Sandy chromosome 21, ASM325472v2, whole genome shotgun sequence encodes:
- the LOC112642486 gene encoding olfactory receptor 51E1, coding for MVDPNGNESSATYFILIGLPGLEEAQFWLAFPLCSLYFIAVLGNLTIIYIVRTEHSLHEPMYVFLCMLSGLDILISTSSMPKMMAIFWFNSTTIQFDACLLQMFAIHSLSGMESTVLLAMAFDRYVAICHPLRHATVLTLPRVMKIGMAAVVRGTALMAPLPVFIKRLPFCHSNILSHSYCLHQDVMKLACADIRVNIIYGLIVIISAIGLDSLLISLSYLLILKTVLGLTREAQAKAFGTCVSHVCAVFIFYVPFIGLSMVHRFGKRHDSFLPIIMANTYLLVPPVLNPIVYGVKTKEIRQRILRLFHVTNHTSDL